Proteins encoded in a region of the Pieris rapae chromosome 10, ilPieRapa1.1, whole genome shotgun sequence genome:
- the LOC110991326 gene encoding prolactin regulatory element-binding protein — MARNRCDGLLAKVDFPLYTLQTLTNRHVIVAGGGGASNTGVANGFEIFELSHNGSKFVAEEVMRHETGPNVVMNLSVRNIQNRTYLTAGQESHCQLYKVNIRMVDAAEMRRGSFRAENGLVRRRRRTVSENDNISKMDNNCNTTEKRISFEMRPCDSVQTDFGEDPLQRVVSISPIGNLMATGGFDGLVRVWSFPQMQLLFELQGHTKELDDIDFSPCGNKLVSIAKDGFAHVWSSEAKAAPLLQLTCQPPNGTKFLFRRCKFAMVEDKPGQHRMFTIANPLSRSGKQPGLLQLWEPDSGVLQKSVVCNEALSALTVRDDGRFVGVGTMFSGSVDIYIAFSLQRVLHVKSAHRMFVTGLSFLPVRGYGPSITSRSEAALLSISVDNCLVVHALPERSTMPAWLAIILIIFVLFCTFCVCSFLGI, encoded by the exons atggccCGCAACAGATGTGATGGACTACTTGCAAAGGTTGATTTTCCTCTTTACACTCTTCAAACTCTTACGAATCGACATGTTATCGTGGCTGGAGGAGGAGGAGCATCTAATACAGGCGTTGCAAATGGATTT gaaatatttgaaCTCTCGCACAATGGTAGTAAATTTGTGGCAGAAGAAGTGATGAGGCATGAGACTGGTCCAAATGTAGTGATGAATTTATCAGTTCGGAATATTCAGAACCGAACCTACTTAACAGCTGGTCAAGAGAGTCACTGCCAGCTGTACAAAGTGAATATTCGAATGGTGGATGCAGCGGAGATGAGGAGAGGGAGCTTTCGAGCAGAAAATGGTTTAGTTCGACGTCGCCGCCGCACTGTGTCtgaaaatgataatatttccaaaatggataataattgtaatactaCAGAAAAAAGAATATCATTTGAAATGAGGCCTTGTGATAGTGTGCAGACAGATTTtgg agAGGATCCATTACAAAGAGTAGTTTCAATAAGTCCAATTGGCAATCTTATGGCAACAGGAGGTTTTGATGGCCTTGTTAGAGTATGGAGTTTTCCACAAATGCAATTGTTGTTTGAACTTCAGGGTCATACAAAAGAG CTAGATGACATAGATTTTAGTCCTTGCGGCAATAAGCTGGTGAGCATTGCTAAAGATGGCTTTGCTCATGTGTGGAGCTCGGAAGCTAAGGCTGCACCTCTTTTGCAACTCACATGTCAACCGCCTAATGGCACCAAGTTTCTTTTTAGGAGGTGCAA aTTTGCAATGGTAGAAGACAAACCAGGTCAGCACAGAATGTTTACGATTGCCAACCCATTGTCAAGGTCTGGCAAACAACCTGGCTTATTACAATTATGGGAACCTGATAGTGGGGTGTTGCAAAAAAGTGTTGTGTGTAATGAAGCATTGTCTGCCTTAACCGTGAGAGATGATGGTCGATTTGTTGGAGTGGGCACAATGTTTAGCGGATCTGTTGATATCTATATTGCATTTAGCTTGCAG cgTGTGTTGCACGTGAAGAGCGCGCACCGTATGTTTGTGACGGGTCTATCGTTCCTTCCCGTTCGCGGGTATGGCCCATCTATCACATCGCGCAGTGAGGCTGCGTTGCTCTCAATATCAGTGGACAATTGTCTCGTCGTGCACGCTCTGCCTGAACGCA GTACGATGCCCGCATGGTTAgcgataattttaataattttcgtaTTATTTTGCACTTTTTGCGTATGTTCATTTTTAGGTATATAA